One Budorcas taxicolor isolate Tak-1 chromosome 13, Takin1.1, whole genome shotgun sequence DNA window includes the following coding sequences:
- the GDF5 gene encoding growth/differentiation factor 5, which yields MRLPELLTLLLWYLAWLDLEFICTVLGAPDLGQRPQGARPGLAKAEAKERPPLAQNIFRPGGHSYGGGATNARAKGGTGQTGGLTQPKKDEPKKLPSRSGGPEPKPGHPPQTRQGATRTVTPKGQLPGGKAPSKAGSVPSPFLLKKAREPGSPREPKEPFRPPPITPHEYMLSLYRTLSDADRKGGNSSVKLEAGLANTITSFIDKGQDDRGPAVRKQRYVFDISALEKDGLLGAELRILRKKPLDAAKPVAPGSGRAAQLKLSSCPSGRQPAALLDVRSVPGLDGSGWEVFDIWKLFRSFKNSAQLCLELEAWERGRAMDLRSLGFDRAARQVHEKALFLVFGRTKKRDLFFNEIKARSGQDDKTVYEYLFSQRRKRRAPLATRQGKRPSKNPKARCSRKALHVNFKDMGWDDWIIAPLEYEAFHCEGLCEFPLRSHLEPTNHAVIQTLMNSMDPESTPPTCCVPTRLSPISILFIDSANNVVYKQYEDMVVESCGCR from the exons ATGAGACTCCCCGAACTCCTCACACTCTTGCTTTGGTACCTGGCTTGGCTGGACCTGGAATTCATCTGCACTGTGTTGGGTGCCCCTGACTTGGGCCAGAGACCCCAGGGGGCCAGGCCAGGACTGGCCAAAGCAGAAGCCAAGGAGAGACCCCCTTTGGCCCAGAACATCTTCAGGCCAGGGGGTCACAGCTACGGTGGGGGGGCCACCAATGCCAGGGCCAAGGGGGGCACTGGGCAGACAGGAGGCCTGACACAGCCCAAGAAGGATGAACCCAAAAAGCTGCCCTCCAGATCGGGTGGCCCTGAACCCAAGCCAGGACACCCTCCCCAGACAAGGCAGGGGGCCACGCGGACGGTGACCCCAAAAGGACAGCTTCCTGGGGGGAAGGCACCCTCAAAGGCAGGCTCTGTCCCCAGTCCCTTCCTGCTGAAGAAGGCCAGGGAGCCTGGGTCCCCGCGTGAGCCCAAGGAGCCGTTCCGCCCGCCCCCCATCACGCCCCACGAGTACATGCTCTCGCTGTACAGGACGCTGTCCGATGCTGACAGAAAGGGAGGCAACAGCAGCGTGAAGTTGGAGGCTGGCCTGGCCAACACCATCACCAGCTTTATTGACAAAGGGCAag ATGACCGAGGTCCCGCGGTCAGGAAGCAGAGGTACGTGTTTGACATTagtgccctggagaaggatggGCTACTAGGGGCTGAGCTGCGGATCTTGCGGAAGAAGCCCTTGGACGCGGCCAAGCCAGTGGCCCCCGGCAGCGGGCGGGCTGCCCAGCTGAAGCTGTCCAGTTGCCCCAGCGGCCGGCAGCCGGCAGCCTTGTTGGATGTGCGTTCCGTGCCAGGCCTGGACGGCTCTGGCTGGGAGGTGTTCGACATCTGGAAGCTCTTCCGAAGCTTTAAGAACTCAGCCCAGCTGTGCTTGGAGCTGGAGGCCTGGGAACGGGGCCGGGCCATGGACCTCCGTAGCCTGGGCTTTGACCGTGCCGCCAGGCAGGTCCACGAGAAAGCCCTATTCCTGGTGTTTGGCCGCACCAAGAAACGGGACCTGTTCTTCAATGAGATCAAGGCCCGCTCTGGCCAGGATGATAAGACTGTGTATGAGTACCTGTTCAGCCAGCGGCGAAAGCGGCGGGCCCCCCTGGCCACGCGCCAGGGCAAGCGACCCAGCAAGAACCCCAAGGCCCGCTGCAGTCGGAAGGCGCTGCACGTCAACTTCAAGGACATGGGCTGGGATGACTGGATTATCGCGCCCCTGGAGTACGAGGCTTTCCACTGCGAGGGGCTGTGCGAGTTCCCCTTGCGCTCCCACCTGGAGCCCACGAACCATGCGGTCATCCAGACCCTGATGAACTCCATGGACCCCGAGTCCACGCCGCCCACCTGCTGTGTGCCCACGAGGCTGAGTCCCATCAGTATCCTCTTCATCGACTCGGCCAACAATGTGGTCTATAAGCAGTATGAGGACATGGTCGTGGAGTCCTGTGGCTGCAGGTAG